One region of Triticum aestivum cultivar Chinese Spring chromosome 6B, IWGSC CS RefSeq v2.1, whole genome shotgun sequence genomic DNA includes:
- the LOC123136608 gene encoding putative clathrin assembly protein At5g57200 has product MGSWRKAYGALKDSTRVGLAKVHSDFKDLDIAIVKATNHVECPPKERHVRKIFLATSVTRPRADVAYCIYALSRRLSKTKNWTVALKTLIVIHRLMREGDPTFKEEFLAHSHKRNLLHMARFKDDSSPLAWDCSAWVRTYALFLEERLECFRNLKYDIETERPMRSPQHSAMAHSRTRTLPCLDLMEHLPSLQQLLFRLMGCQPEGLACSNDLIQYALALALEESFKIYCAINDGIINLVDMFFDMPRYDAIKALAIYKRASMQAENLADFYEFCKDLELARTFQFPTLRQPPPSFLAAMEEYIREAARPTIRRLDSERKLLTYSQEAPTEPEKPAEEEKEEPTKLEQEPVPDPTPEPERQLLAMETTGDLLNLDEEVNPFVVDLDEHNALALAIVGPGDGSKASTCQNLFSGSTSGWELALVAAPSRFTSQPMETKLAGGFDIMLLDSLYEDSARRQQITRVTYNGSLGQANNPFETNDLFAISNSFAPPSNVQLAMVTQQQQYFQAQQHQQQCYYQPQLQQQQQYFQSQQHQHQYFQQQPQYCVHPAGTYNPFGDPFTDLVTLDAPPKQGNLTLL; this is encoded by the exons ATGGGGTCGTGGCGCAAGGCCTACGGCGCCCTCAAGGACTCCACCAGGGTCGGCCTCGCCAAGGTCCACAGCGACTTCAAG GATTTGGATATTGCCATTGTCAAGGCGACCAACCACGTGGAATGCCCTCCCAAGGAGCGCCACGTCAGAA AAATATTCTTGGCAACCTCGGTGACCCGCCCTCGCGCCGATGTCGCCTACTGCATATACGCCTTGTCGAGAAGGCTGTCCAAGACAAAGAATTGGACC GTTGCCTTAAAGACGTTGATAGTGATACACAGGCTTATGCGAGAAGGCGATCCTACTTTCAAGGAGGAGTTCCTGGCCCACTCCCACAAAAGAAACCTTTTGCACATGGCGCGTTTCAAGGATGACTCGAGCCCATTAG CTTGGGATTGCTCCGCGTGGGTTCGCACCTACGCGCTCTTTCTGGAGGAACGGCTTGAGTGCTTTAGGAATCTAAAATACGACATCGAAACCGAGCGTCCGATGAGATCTCCCCAGCATTCTGCCATG GCACATAGTAGAACCAGGACGCTGCCCTGCCTTGATCTTATGGAGCATTTGCCTTCATTGCAGCAGCTGCTCTTCCGGCTTATGGGCTGCCAG CCTGAAGGTTTAGCATGCTCAAATGACCttattcaatatgcattagccttG GCTTTGGAGGAGAGCTTTAAAATATATTGCGCAATCAATGATGGAATCATCAACCTTGTTGATATG TTCTTTGACATGCCGAGGTATGATGCTATCAAGGCTCTTGCAATCTATAAAAGAGCTAGCATGCAG GCAGAAAACCTTGCTGATTTTTACGAATTCTGCAAGGATCTTGAGCTTGCCAGGACATTCCAGTTTCCTACTCTCAGACAG CCACCCCCATCATTTCTTGCAGCCATGGAGGAGTACATCAGAGAAGCGGCACGTCCCACAATCAGGAGACTG GACAGTGAGAGGAAGCTACTAACATACAGCCAGGAAGCTCCAACAGAACCCGAAAAGCCGGCCGAAGAGGAGAAAGAAGAACCTACAAAGCTTGAACAAGAACCGGTGCCTGACCCTACGCCTGAGCCTGAACGACAACTGCTGGCAATGGAAACCACTGGAGATTTACTC AACCTGGATGAGGAGGTGAATCCCTTTGTCGTGGATCTTGATGAACACAACGCGCTTGCACTCGCTATTGTGGGACCAG GAGATGGAAGCAAAGCATCAACTTGTCAAAACTTGTTTTCTGGCAGCACATCTGGATGGGAGCTGGCCCTCGTCGCTGCTCCAAGCCGCTTCACCAGCCAACCAATGGAGACCAAATTG GCTGGGGGCTTTGACATAATGCTACTCGACAGCCTATACGAAGACAGTGCGAGGAGGCAGCAGATCACCCGCGTGACCTACAATGGCAGCCTTGGACAAGCCAACAACCCCTTCGAAACGAACGACCTTTTCGCCATATCCAACAGCTTTGCGCCGCCTTCCAACGTCCAGCTGGCAATGGTGACCCAGCAGCAGCAATACTTCCAGGCTCAACAACATCAGCAGCAATGCTACTACCAGCCccagctgcagcagcagcagcagtattTCCAGTCTCAGCAGCATCAGCACCAGTATTTCCAGCAGCAGCCTCAGTATTGTGTGCATCCGGCCGGAACTTACAATCCGTTTGGTGACCCTTTCACTGACCTTGTAACACTGGATGCTCCTCCAAAACAAGGCAATTTAACTTTGCTCTGA
- the LOC123136609 gene encoding glycosyltransferase BC10 isoform X1: MKVSWVWQRGSKDMTAMPHPRHRTAKKPMWIIVLLSIVCVSLIGAYVYPPRRYSTCYFFASSVCTPFKDWLPAVTRRELTDQEVFSSVVIRDLLAMPMPVSKKPKIAFMFLTPGSLPFEKLWERFLQGHEGRYSIYIHASREKPVHSSPLFVGREIRSEKVVWGRVSMVDAEKRLLGNALLDIDNQFFVLLSDRFSIILAKGFLSQFSSSMLISFSLHGSCIPLHTFDYIYNYLMGTNVSFIDSFLDPGPHGSGRYSIEMFPEIEHRDFRKGAQWFAITRRHAILIMADNLYYGKFKLYCKPTVGRNCIADEHYLPTLFKIVDPGGISNYSVTHVDWSEGKWHPRSYRAADITYELLRNITYFNEIVHIASDETRTVTSTPCILNGRKRPCFLFARKFYPDAVNNLLKLFPSYTSA; encoded by the exons ATGAAAGTATCGTGGGTGTGGCAGCGGGGCAGCAAGGACATGACAGCCATGCCACATCCGCGCCACCGCACTGCCAAGAAGCCCATGTGGATAATTGTGCTACTGTCAATTGTTTGTGTTTCGTTGATCGGGGCTTATGTCTATCCTCCACGGCGCTACTCGACCTGTTACTTCTTTGCTTCAAGTGTTTGTACTCCCTTTAAGGATTGGCTCCCTGCTGTGACCCGGCGGGAGCTGACCGATCAAGAGGTTTTTTCGTCTGTGGTCATCAGAGATTTGCTTGCAATGCCTATGCCCGTGTCCAAGAAGCCAAAGATTGCATTTATGTTCTTGACACCTGGTTCATTGCCCTTCGAGAAATTGTGGGAGAGATTTTTGCAG GGCCATGAGGGACGATATTCCATCTATATCCATGCATCGCGTGAAAAGCCTGTGCATTCTAGTCCTTTGTTTGTGGGCCGAGAAATTCGCAGTGAAAAG GTAGTATGGGGCAGGGTTTCAATGGTTGATGCAGAGAAAAGGCTGTTAGGAAATGCATTGCTAGATATTGATAATCAATTTTTCGTCTTGCTTTCTGACAGGTTTTCAATAATTCTTGCAAAAGGGTTCCTTAGTCAGTTTTCTTCCAGTATGTTAATATCCTTTTCTTTGCATGGCAGCTGTATTCCACTACATACATTTGATTACATCTATAATTATCTGATGGGAACAAATGTTAGCTTCATTGACAG TTTCCTGGATCCTGGTCCTCATGGAAGTGGAAGGTATTCTATAGAAATGTTTCCTGAAATAGAGCACAGGGACTTCAGGAAGGGTGCGCAG TGGTTTGCTATAACAAGAAGGCATGCTATACTGATTATGGCAGACAACCTCTACTACGGTAAATTCAAGCTATATTGCAAG CCAACAGTGGGACGGAACTGTATCGCCGATGAGCACTATTTGCCAACCTTGTTCAAA ATAGTAGATCCTGGCGGGATTTCTAATTATTCAGTGACACATGTTGACTGGTCTGAGGGGAAATGGCATCCGAGGTCCTATAGAGCTGCTGATATTACCTATGAACTCTTAAGAAACATAACG TATTTCAATGAGATTGTGCACATTGCAAGTGATGAGACT AGAACTGTGACATCGACCCCATGTATATTGAACGGAAGAAAGAGACCGTGCTTCCTTTTTGCAAGAAAATTTTACCCAGATGCTGTCAACAATCTACTGAAGCTATTTCCCAGTTACACATCTGCTTGA
- the LOC123136609 gene encoding glycosyltransferase BC10 isoform X2, translating into MKVSWVWQRGSKDMTAMPHPRHRTAKKPMWIIVLLSIVCVSLIGAYVYPPRRYSTCYFFASSVCTPFKDWLPAVTRRELTDQEVFSSVVIRDLLAMPMPVSKKPKIAFMFLTPGSLPFEKLWERFLQGHEGRYSIYIHASREKPVHSSPLFVGREIRSEKVVWGRVSMVDAEKRLLGNALLDIDNQFFVLLSDSCIPLHTFDYIYNYLMGTNVSFIDSFLDPGPHGSGRYSIEMFPEIEHRDFRKGAQWFAITRRHAILIMADNLYYGKFKLYCKPTVGRNCIADEHYLPTLFKIVDPGGISNYSVTHVDWSEGKWHPRSYRAADITYELLRNITYFNEIVHIASDETRTVTSTPCILNGRKRPCFLFARKFYPDAVNNLLKLFPSYTSA; encoded by the exons ATGAAAGTATCGTGGGTGTGGCAGCGGGGCAGCAAGGACATGACAGCCATGCCACATCCGCGCCACCGCACTGCCAAGAAGCCCATGTGGATAATTGTGCTACTGTCAATTGTTTGTGTTTCGTTGATCGGGGCTTATGTCTATCCTCCACGGCGCTACTCGACCTGTTACTTCTTTGCTTCAAGTGTTTGTACTCCCTTTAAGGATTGGCTCCCTGCTGTGACCCGGCGGGAGCTGACCGATCAAGAGGTTTTTTCGTCTGTGGTCATCAGAGATTTGCTTGCAATGCCTATGCCCGTGTCCAAGAAGCCAAAGATTGCATTTATGTTCTTGACACCTGGTTCATTGCCCTTCGAGAAATTGTGGGAGAGATTTTTGCAG GGCCATGAGGGACGATATTCCATCTATATCCATGCATCGCGTGAAAAGCCTGTGCATTCTAGTCCTTTGTTTGTGGGCCGAGAAATTCGCAGTGAAAAG GTAGTATGGGGCAGGGTTTCAATGGTTGATGCAGAGAAAAGGCTGTTAGGAAATGCATTGCTAGATATTGATAATCAATTTTTCGTCTTGCTTTCTGACAG CTGTATTCCACTACATACATTTGATTACATCTATAATTATCTGATGGGAACAAATGTTAGCTTCATTGACAG TTTCCTGGATCCTGGTCCTCATGGAAGTGGAAGGTATTCTATAGAAATGTTTCCTGAAATAGAGCACAGGGACTTCAGGAAGGGTGCGCAG TGGTTTGCTATAACAAGAAGGCATGCTATACTGATTATGGCAGACAACCTCTACTACGGTAAATTCAAGCTATATTGCAAG CCAACAGTGGGACGGAACTGTATCGCCGATGAGCACTATTTGCCAACCTTGTTCAAA ATAGTAGATCCTGGCGGGATTTCTAATTATTCAGTGACACATGTTGACTGGTCTGAGGGGAAATGGCATCCGAGGTCCTATAGAGCTGCTGATATTACCTATGAACTCTTAAGAAACATAACG TATTTCAATGAGATTGTGCACATTGCAAGTGATGAGACT AGAACTGTGACATCGACCCCATGTATATTGAACGGAAGAAAGAGACCGTGCTTCCTTTTTGCAAGAAAATTTTACCCAGATGCTGTCAACAATCTACTGAAGCTATTTCCCAGTTACACATCTGCTTGA